A window from Azoarcus sp. DD4 encodes these proteins:
- the lplT gene encoding lysophospholipid transporter LplT yields MPLGFYIIMAAQFCSALADNALLIVAIALLRDMASPAEYEPLLKLFFTVSYVALAAFVGAFADSMPKWRVMLISNTIKIGGCLMLFLGAHPLLAYAVIGLGAAAYSPAKYGILTEYLPHRLLVVANGWIEGLTVGAIIVGTVLGGVLIRSDVAAWLGSLQLPLVSSPFEAAVLVIGFLYLMAAAFNIYIPDTGVDHKPLKRNPLYLMHDFNHCLKLLWRDKLGQISLAVTTLFWGAGATLQFIVIKWAEHNLGLNLSEASMLQGVVAIGIAVGSVLAARFITLRRAVLVIPLGIAMGFAVLVMIAVTDRAVAMLLMVVVGALAGFFVVPMNALLQHRGHILMGAGHSIAVQNFNENLSILVMTGGYALLIMFGLSINTVILLFGFFVAGSMFLVKQRHEANQRSFDSVALLDDRAH; encoded by the coding sequence ATGCCGCTTGGCTTCTACATCATCATGGCCGCGCAGTTCTGCTCTGCGCTCGCCGACAATGCCCTGCTCATCGTTGCCATCGCCCTGCTACGGGACATGGCCTCCCCAGCGGAATACGAACCGCTGCTGAAGCTCTTCTTCACCGTTTCCTACGTCGCGCTTGCCGCCTTCGTCGGCGCCTTCGCCGACTCGATGCCCAAGTGGCGGGTGATGCTGATCAGCAACACCATCAAGATCGGCGGCTGCCTGATGCTTTTCCTCGGCGCACATCCGCTACTGGCCTATGCCGTCATCGGGCTCGGCGCCGCCGCCTACTCGCCGGCCAAGTACGGCATCCTCACCGAATACCTTCCGCACCGCCTGTTGGTGGTCGCCAATGGCTGGATCGAAGGCCTGACCGTCGGCGCCATCATCGTCGGCACGGTACTGGGCGGCGTGCTCATCCGCAGCGACGTCGCGGCCTGGCTCGGCTCCTTGCAGTTGCCGCTGGTGTCCTCGCCCTTCGAGGCCGCGGTACTGGTGATCGGCTTCCTTTATCTGATGGCCGCCGCCTTCAACATCTACATTCCGGACACCGGCGTCGATCACAAGCCGCTCAAGCGTAATCCGCTCTACCTGATGCACGACTTCAACCACTGCCTGAAGCTGCTGTGGCGCGACAAGCTCGGCCAGATCTCGCTGGCCGTCACCACGCTCTTCTGGGGTGCCGGCGCCACCCTGCAGTTCATCGTGATCAAGTGGGCCGAACACAACCTCGGCCTCAATCTGTCCGAAGCGTCGATGCTGCAAGGCGTGGTCGCCATAGGCATCGCAGTGGGTTCGGTGCTTGCCGCACGCTTCATCACCCTGCGGCGTGCGGTGCTCGTCATCCCGCTCGGCATCGCCATGGGTTTTGCCGTGCTGGTGATGATCGCGGTGACCGACCGCGCCGTAGCGATGCTGCTGATGGTAGTGGTAGGGGCACTGGCCGGCTTCTTCGTCGTGCCGATGAACGCGCTGCTGCAGCATCGCGGGCACATCCTGATGGGTGCGGGTCACTCCATCGCCGTGCAGAACTTCAACGAGAACCTGTCCATCCTGGTGATGACTGGCGGCTACGCCCTGCTGATCATGTTCGGGCTGTCGATCAACACCGTGATCCTGCTGTTCGGCTTCTTCGTTGCCGGATCGATGTTCCTGGTGAAGCAACGCCACGAGGCCAACCAGCGCAGCTTCGACTCCGTTGCCTTGCTCGACGATCGCGCCCACTGA
- a CDS encoding septation protein A, which translates to MKFLFDLLPVILFFAAYKFAGGAPEASHQFASHWLGDGIALSQAPILIATAVAILATVAQITVVWLRHRKVDKMLWVSLVIIIVFGGATLFFHNPTFIKWKPTALYWLFAGVLGGSALLFKRNLIRKMLEAQIHLPNLVWERLNLAWAAFFVAMGFINLYVAYAYSEETWVNFKLFGGMGLMLAFVLGQGFYLSKHLEEDAK; encoded by the coding sequence ATGAAATTCTTGTTCGACCTGCTACCGGTCATCCTATTCTTTGCCGCCTACAAGTTCGCTGGCGGCGCTCCCGAAGCCTCACATCAGTTCGCGTCGCACTGGCTGGGTGATGGAATCGCCCTCAGCCAGGCGCCGATCCTGATCGCCACGGCGGTCGCCATTCTCGCAACCGTCGCGCAGATCACCGTCGTATGGCTGCGCCATCGCAAGGTGGACAAAATGCTGTGGGTCAGCCTTGTCATCATCATCGTCTTCGGCGGCGCGACCCTGTTCTTCCACAATCCGACCTTCATCAAGTGGAAGCCGACCGCGCTCTACTGGTTGTTCGCCGGCGTTCTCGGCGGCTCTGCGCTGCTGTTCAAGCGCAATCTGATCCGCAAGATGCTGGAAGCGCAGATCCATTTGCCGAACCTGGTATGGGAACGCCTCAACCTGGCCTGGGCGGCATTTTTCGTCGCGATGGGCTTCATCAACCTCTATGTGGCCTACGCATACTCGGAAGAGACCTGGGTGAATTTCAAACTGTTCGGCGGCATGGGCCTGATGCTCGCCTTCGTTCTCGGTCAGGGCTTCTACCTGTCCAAACATCTCGAAGAGGATGCCAAGTAA
- a CDS encoding uracil-DNA glycosylase family protein — MAAASRHNSVLREMGLGPIWRLRTANDVADAEVATVVEVVSAPDEPRQANPEMPSPLPAVCAPRPAGTLSAARPQRASVEPAGAMAPAIQDRKTPMVDAGRAARIATLEWDALEEDIRGCKACSLCERRKQAVPGVGDRRAELMLVGEGPGAEEDQRGEPFVGQAGKLLDNMLTAIGLKRGEGVYIANAVKCRPPHNRTPETGEIAACLPYLERQIALVRPRLLVALGRPAAQALLASEVSIGAARGKRFERGEVPVVVTYHPAYLLRNPQDKAKAWEDLCFVRRTLETSAKG; from the coding sequence ATGGCCGCGGCATCGCGGCACAACTCGGTGTTGCGCGAGATGGGGCTGGGCCCGATCTGGCGCCTGCGTACCGCCAACGACGTGGCCGATGCGGAGGTGGCCACCGTGGTGGAAGTGGTCTCGGCACCTGACGAGCCGCGGCAGGCCAATCCGGAAATGCCCTCACCGTTACCGGCAGTGTGCGCCCCGCGCCCTGCCGGGACGCTGTCCGCGGCGCGTCCCCAGCGTGCAAGCGTCGAGCCGGCTGGTGCAATGGCTCCGGCCATTCAGGACCGGAAGACTCCCATGGTCGATGCGGGCAGGGCTGCGCGCATTGCGACACTGGAATGGGACGCGCTGGAAGAGGACATCCGTGGCTGCAAGGCCTGCTCGCTGTGCGAGCGCCGCAAGCAGGCCGTCCCCGGGGTCGGCGACCGCCGCGCCGAACTCATGCTGGTGGGCGAAGGACCAGGGGCCGAGGAGGATCAGCGTGGCGAACCCTTTGTCGGCCAGGCAGGCAAGTTGCTGGACAACATGCTGACAGCCATCGGGCTCAAGCGGGGTGAGGGCGTGTACATCGCAAACGCGGTCAAGTGCCGCCCGCCTCATAACCGCACGCCGGAAACCGGGGAAATTGCCGCCTGCCTCCCTTACCTGGAGCGGCAGATTGCGCTGGTGAGGCCGCGCCTGCTGGTCGCGCTCGGCCGTCCGGCCGCACAGGCCTTGCTGGCGTCGGAGGTCAGCATAGGCGCGGCGCGGGGCAAGCGTTTCGAACGCGGCGAGGTGCCGGTCGTGGTCACCTACCATCCGGCCTATCTGTTGCGCAATCCGCAAGACAAGGCCAAAGCCTGGGAAGACCTGTGCTTCGTGCGACGGACGCTGGAAACTTCAGCGAAGGGCTGA
- a CDS encoding acyl-CoA dehydrogenase codes for MSNYSAPIRDMQFVMQELAGLAEVAALPGNEEVSPDLVDAILEEAGKFAGGVLAPLNRIGDQEGAKWDHGTVTTASGWREAYRQFSEAGWTAVAGDPEYGGQGLPKLVSTAVMEMWKSANMAFSLCPMLTTGAIEALMLRGSDEQKTMYLPKMVSGQWTGTMNLTEPQAGSDLAAVRTRAEPQGDGTYRIFGQKIFITYGEHDLTDNIIHLVLARLPDAPEGVKGISLFVVPKFMVNADGSLGARNDVHCVSIEHKLGIHASPTCVLAFGDKGGAIGTLVGEANRGLEYMFIMMNEARFAVGMEGLALSERAYQHALAYAKDRVQGTEAGVRGGPKVSIIHHADVRRMLMSMKSQTEAMRALAYVVGAATDLAHHHPDEAVRVTNQAFVDLMIPVVKGWCTENSIEIASTGVQVHGGMGFIEEAGAAQHLRDARITAIYEGTTAIQANDLIGRKIARENGATIGGVIAEMRKVEGQLADSQGENLVAIRRSLANGIDALEQAVAYILATYNQDIKAASVGSVPFLKLLGVVAGGWQMARAALIAQRKLQAGEEEGGFFQAKLVTVRFYADHVLAQAPGLAYSVVNGAAGALDLPEELF; via the coding sequence ATGAGCAACTACAGCGCACCGATTCGAGACATGCAGTTCGTGATGCAGGAACTGGCCGGCCTTGCCGAAGTTGCAGCCTTGCCCGGCAACGAGGAGGTTTCTCCCGATCTGGTCGACGCGATTCTCGAAGAGGCCGGCAAGTTCGCCGGTGGCGTCCTGGCGCCGCTGAACCGGATCGGTGACCAGGAGGGCGCGAAGTGGGATCACGGCACGGTGACGACCGCCAGCGGTTGGCGCGAGGCCTATCGCCAGTTCAGCGAGGCAGGCTGGACGGCTGTTGCCGGCGATCCGGAGTATGGTGGTCAAGGCCTTCCCAAACTCGTGTCCACCGCGGTGATGGAGATGTGGAAGTCGGCAAACATGGCCTTCTCGCTGTGCCCGATGCTGACGACCGGCGCCATCGAAGCCTTGATGCTGCGTGGCAGCGACGAACAGAAAACGATGTACTTGCCGAAGATGGTCAGCGGGCAGTGGACCGGGACCATGAATCTGACCGAACCCCAAGCCGGGTCCGATCTCGCGGCGGTGCGTACACGCGCCGAACCGCAGGGCGACGGCACCTATCGCATCTTTGGTCAGAAGATCTTCATCACCTACGGTGAGCATGATCTGACCGATAACATCATCCACCTGGTGCTGGCACGACTGCCGGATGCACCGGAAGGGGTAAAGGGTATCTCGTTGTTCGTGGTGCCCAAGTTCATGGTGAACGCGGATGGTTCGCTCGGTGCACGCAACGATGTGCATTGCGTTTCCATCGAGCACAAGCTCGGCATTCACGCGAGTCCGACCTGCGTACTCGCCTTTGGCGACAAGGGCGGTGCGATCGGCACCCTGGTGGGCGAGGCCAACCGCGGTCTCGAATACATGTTCATCATGATGAACGAGGCGCGCTTCGCCGTCGGCATGGAAGGACTGGCCTTGTCCGAGCGGGCCTACCAGCACGCGCTCGCGTATGCCAAGGACCGCGTACAGGGTACGGAAGCCGGCGTTCGTGGCGGCCCCAAGGTCAGCATCATCCATCACGCCGACGTGCGCCGGATGTTGATGTCGATGAAGAGCCAGACGGAAGCGATGCGCGCGCTGGCTTACGTCGTCGGCGCGGCCACCGACCTGGCCCATCACCATCCCGACGAGGCCGTGCGTGTCACCAATCAGGCTTTTGTCGACCTGATGATCCCGGTGGTGAAAGGGTGGTGCACCGAAAACTCGATCGAGATCGCTTCCACCGGCGTGCAAGTGCATGGCGGCATGGGTTTCATCGAAGAGGCCGGTGCTGCGCAACACCTGCGCGATGCGCGCATCACCGCGATCTACGAAGGCACGACTGCGATTCAGGCCAACGACCTGATCGGCCGCAAGATCGCACGCGAAAACGGTGCGACCATCGGCGGCGTGATCGCAGAGATGCGCAAGGTCGAGGGCCAACTCGCCGATTCTCAGGGCGAAAACCTCGTCGCCATCCGTCGTTCGCTGGCGAACGGGATAGACGCGCTGGAACAGGCTGTCGCCTACATCCTGGCCACGTACAATCAGGACATCAAGGCGGCTTCCGTAGGTTCCGTTCCCTTCCTCAAGCTGCTGGGCGTGGTTGCCGGTGGCTGGCAGATGGCGCGTGCGGCCCTGATTGCGCAACGCAAGCTGCAGGCTGGCGAGGAGGAGGGCGGTTTCTTCCAGGCAAAACTGGTGACCGTGCGTTTCTATGCGGACCACGTACTGGCACAAGCCCCCGGCTTGGCTTACTCGGTGGTCAATGGCGCGGCCGGTGCGCTGGATCTGCCGGAAGAGCTGTTCTGA
- a CDS encoding energy-coupling factor ABC transporter permease → MLIVSVAVLGWIWRTAPWGRLKDSSQLNLLLGFAVGLTLVWSLKAGVKPGLSLHMLGAMVAALTFGAQLGMLVLGLALTGICLNGAIEWQAWPINFVLMCVVPVFVASRIHALIERFLPAHFFIFIFVTGFVGAAVAVIIQGIVVSGALVLAGAYTTDFLLSEYLPFFLLLGFAEAWISGAVVTLLVVYRPGWVSTFDDRRYLNGK, encoded by the coding sequence ATGCTGATTGTTTCCGTGGCTGTGCTGGGCTGGATCTGGCGCACCGCACCTTGGGGCCGCCTGAAGGATTCCAGTCAGCTCAATCTGCTGCTTGGTTTTGCTGTCGGTTTGACCCTGGTGTGGAGTCTGAAGGCGGGCGTCAAGCCGGGACTCAGCCTGCACATGCTGGGAGCCATGGTTGCGGCGCTGACCTTCGGGGCGCAACTCGGCATGTTGGTTCTTGGTTTGGCACTTACCGGCATCTGCCTGAACGGCGCAATCGAGTGGCAGGCTTGGCCGATCAATTTCGTGCTGATGTGCGTTGTTCCGGTGTTTGTGGCTTCACGCATTCACGCACTGATTGAACGCTTCCTGCCCGCGCATTTCTTTATTTTCATCTTCGTCACCGGTTTCGTCGGCGCAGCCGTCGCCGTGATCATCCAGGGAATCGTGGTGTCTGGCGCCCTCGTGCTGGCCGGCGCATATACGACCGATTTCCTGTTGAGCGAGTATTTGCCGTTCTTCCTGCTTCTCGGTTTTGCCGAAGCCTGGATCAGCGGTGCGGTCGTTACCCTGTTGGTCGTGTATCGGCCCGGATGGGTGTCGACTTTCGACGATCGTCGTTATCTGAACGGCAAGTGA
- the rimI gene encoding ribosomal protein S18-alanine N-acetyltransferase produces the protein MTEADLDWVVAQERELHPFPWTRGNFADSLSAGYSAWIMQVDGERAGYAVVLMVMDEAHLLNISIVRHCQGKGLGRFLLDFVADTGRQRGADQLFLEVRPSNAAALALYAATGFQPIGRRKAYYPAAEGREDAIVMRKDL, from the coding sequence ATGACCGAGGCCGATCTCGATTGGGTCGTAGCGCAGGAGCGCGAGTTGCATCCGTTCCCGTGGACGCGGGGCAATTTTGCCGATTCCCTCAGCGCCGGTTATTCCGCCTGGATCATGCAGGTCGATGGGGAACGTGCAGGTTACGCTGTGGTGTTGATGGTGATGGACGAGGCGCATCTGCTCAACATCAGCATCGTCAGGCATTGTCAGGGGAAGGGCTTGGGGCGCTTCTTGCTCGATTTCGTGGCGGACACCGGCAGGCAGCGCGGTGCTGACCAGCTTTTCCTCGAGGTCAGACCGTCGAATGCTGCGGCACTGGCGCTCTATGCCGCGACCGGATTTCAGCCCATCGGACGGCGCAAGGCCTATTACCCGGCGGCCGAGGGGCGCGAGGACGCGATCGTGATGAGGAAGGACCTGTGA
- the tsaB gene encoding tRNA (adenosine(37)-N6)-threonylcarbamoyltransferase complex dimerization subunit type 1 TsaB, whose protein sequence is MKVLAIETSCEHASIALLSAGEVLERTLEGHANHSEKILAEIARLLADSGIAVGQLDALAFGSGPGAFTGLRLACGVVQGLALGSGVGIASVSSLAALALQAPAGRVMAATDARMSEVYHCAFELRDGMPIACSEMACCAPEQVLLPDGDWFAIGSAFAAYDAELTRRLSGRWSGVAAAAVPRAGDVARLATRQVGDGLLLPPERAVPLYVRDKVALTTAERLARGGKA, encoded by the coding sequence ATGAAAGTTCTCGCCATCGAAACATCCTGCGAACACGCAAGCATCGCCTTGCTGTCGGCAGGAGAAGTTCTTGAGCGTACCCTTGAAGGGCACGCCAACCATTCCGAAAAGATTCTTGCCGAGATCGCTCGTCTGCTTGCCGATAGTGGCATCGCGGTGGGGCAGCTCGATGCGCTGGCGTTCGGCAGCGGTCCGGGCGCGTTCACCGGGCTGCGGCTTGCCTGCGGCGTAGTCCAGGGCTTGGCGCTTGGTTCCGGCGTCGGGATTGCCTCAGTCAGCAGCCTTGCAGCCCTTGCGCTGCAGGCGCCGGCCGGACGTGTGATGGCAGCTACCGACGCGCGGATGAGTGAGGTCTACCACTGTGCCTTCGAACTGCGTGACGGTATGCCGATCGCCTGTTCGGAGATGGCTTGCTGCGCACCGGAACAAGTGCTCCTGCCTGACGGCGACTGGTTCGCCATCGGTTCCGCTTTTGCCGCCTACGACGCCGAACTGACTCGCCGGCTGTCCGGACGCTGGTCCGGTGTGGCAGCTGCAGCAGTACCGCGCGCAGGTGACGTGGCCCGGCTTGCGACGCGGCAGGTGGGCGATGGCCTGCTGCTTCCGCCGGAGCGGGCGGTGCCGCTTTATGTCCGGGATAAGGTGGCCTTGACGACGGCCGAACGCTTGGCACGTGGAGGCAAGGCTTGA
- a CDS encoding YciI family protein yields the protein MFYALIGEDAPDSLTTRMAVRPAHLARLEALRDTGRLLVGGPMPAIDSPDPGPAGFAGSLIVAEFASLTEAEAWLAEDPYVKEGVFARTIVRPFKKVFP from the coding sequence ATGTTCTACGCACTGATCGGCGAAGACGCCCCCGATAGTCTCACCACCCGCATGGCTGTCCGCCCTGCGCACCTCGCCCGCCTGGAGGCGCTGCGCGATACGGGGCGCCTGCTCGTAGGCGGCCCCATGCCCGCCATCGACTCGCCCGACCCTGGCCCTGCTGGCTTCGCCGGCAGCCTGATCGTGGCGGAGTTCGCCTCCCTGACGGAAGCGGAGGCCTGGCTTGCAGAAGATCCTTACGTCAAGGAAGGCGTGTTCGCCCGCACCATCGTCCGCCCTTTCAAGAAGGTGTTTCCTTGA
- a CDS encoding ATP-binding protein, with protein sequence MRALGRFVSGWLPRTLLWQTFLLIALLLTFALATWSQIFRYFEEPPRARDLAQMVVSVVNLTRTALINAEASRRTELLIELAALEGIRIYPAEKSDETEPLPDTRPMRLLVDEVRRQLGEDTRFAARWKSLDGFWVSFQLDPADKDEYWVMLPQDRLEKPHALEWLAWGSAALFAALLGAYLIVSRIGSPLRQLAKAARLVGSRQTPPRLVEAGPQEIAIVARAFNQMTGDLARTDADRALILAGVSHDLRTPLARLRLGIEMSGAPDDEIGAMVADIEEMDRIIGQFLDFGRGAPQEPLQPLDLAELVTSLCEPYRMRGCQLSIQAPDSLIAPGRALPLRRALANLIDNALRYAGEDKPLDISVGAEGNEARIEVADCGPGIPESEVERLRHPFTRLETARSNTKGAGLGLAIIERIMRSHHGRLDLLPREGGGLRAILCLPLGSTTTSPPEAQRVSEIEH encoded by the coding sequence GTGCGCGCACTGGGCCGTTTCGTTTCCGGATGGCTGCCGCGCACGCTCTTGTGGCAGACCTTCCTGCTTATTGCACTGTTGCTCACCTTCGCGCTGGCAACCTGGTCGCAGATTTTCCGCTACTTCGAGGAACCGCCCCGCGCCCGCGACCTCGCCCAAATGGTCGTCAGTGTCGTCAACCTGACTCGCACCGCGCTTATCAACGCCGAAGCCAGCAGACGTACCGAACTGTTGATCGAGCTCGCCGCGCTCGAGGGCATCCGAATCTACCCGGCCGAGAAGAGCGACGAGACCGAACCTCTGCCCGACACCCGACCGATGCGGCTGCTGGTCGACGAGGTGCGCCGGCAACTTGGCGAGGACACCCGTTTCGCGGCGCGCTGGAAGAGTCTCGACGGTTTCTGGGTGAGTTTCCAGCTCGACCCAGCCGACAAGGACGAGTACTGGGTGATGCTGCCGCAGGACCGGCTCGAAAAACCTCACGCCCTGGAATGGCTGGCCTGGGGCAGCGCGGCACTGTTCGCAGCCTTGCTCGGCGCCTACCTGATCGTCTCCCGCATCGGCTCGCCGCTGAGGCAACTGGCTAAGGCCGCCCGTCTGGTCGGCAGTCGCCAGACTCCGCCGCGGCTCGTCGAGGCGGGCCCGCAGGAAATCGCGATCGTTGCACGCGCATTCAATCAGATGACGGGAGATCTCGCGCGAACAGATGCCGATCGAGCCTTGATCCTCGCCGGCGTGTCCCACGACCTGCGCACACCTCTGGCCCGCCTGAGACTCGGGATCGAAATGTCGGGCGCACCCGATGACGAGATCGGCGCAATGGTGGCCGATATCGAGGAAATGGACCGTATCATCGGCCAGTTCCTCGATTTCGGCCGTGGCGCACCGCAGGAGCCGTTACAGCCGCTGGATCTCGCCGAACTCGTCACCAGCCTGTGCGAACCCTACCGCATGCGCGGTTGCCAGCTCTCGATCCAGGCACCGGATTCCCTGATCGCGCCGGGCAGAGCCCTGCCCCTGCGACGCGCACTCGCCAACCTCATCGACAATGCACTACGCTATGCTGGAGAAGATAAACCACTCGACATCTCGGTCGGCGCGGAGGGCAACGAGGCCCGCATCGAAGTCGCCGATTGCGGCCCCGGCATCCCGGAAAGCGAGGTCGAACGCCTGCGCCACCCCTTCACCCGCCTGGAAACTGCCCGCAGCAACACCAAGGGCGCCGGACTGGGCCTTGCCATCATCGAGCGCATCATGCGCTCGCATCACGGCCGGCTCGATCTGCTGCCGCGTGAAGGCGGAGGGTTGCGTGCGATACTCTGCCTGCCGCTTGGCAGCACAACGACAAGCCCGCCCGAGGCCCAGCGCGTATCAGAGATCGAACACTGA
- a CDS encoding group II truncated hemoglobin codes for MQTENTSPLPVVTPYLQIGGEAAVRALVRRFYQLMDELPETWGIRKMHAEDLSGSEEKLFLFLTGWLGGPDLYVERYGPPFLRARHLPFSIGVSERDQWMTCMSQALDEIVTEEALRTRLHESFANLANHMRNRSEPA; via the coding sequence ATGCAAACTGAAAACACTTCCCCCCTACCCGTCGTGACTCCCTATTTGCAGATAGGCGGAGAAGCCGCAGTTCGCGCGCTCGTCCGGCGCTTCTATCAACTGATGGATGAGTTGCCCGAGACCTGGGGCATCCGCAAGATGCACGCGGAAGACCTTTCCGGCTCGGAAGAGAAGCTCTTCCTGTTCCTCACCGGCTGGTTGGGCGGTCCGGACCTTTACGTCGAACGCTACGGTCCGCCCTTCCTGCGCGCACGTCACCTGCCATTCTCGATCGGCGTCTCGGAACGCGATCAGTGGATGACCTGCATGAGCCAGGCGCTCGACGAAATCGTCACTGAAGAGGCTTTGCGGACGCGCTTGCACGAGTCCTTTGCCAACCTGGCCAATCACATGCGCAATCGCTCTGAACCGGCCTGA
- the ompR gene encoding two-component system response regulator OmpR, producing the protein MNTKTRYRVLLVDDDARLRDLLSRYLQEQGFAVKAVVDAPMMDRSLHREHFDLIVLDLMLPGEDGLAICRRLRAAENHIPIIMLTAKGDDVDRIVGLEMGADDYLPKPFNPRELVARIQAVMRRQPHSLPGAPTPEDEIVVFGRVRVNLGTRALTRDGEEIQLTTGEFSLLKVLLQHPRQPLSRDKLMELARGREYGVFDRAIDVQVSRLRKLVEDDPAKPRYIQTVWGFGYVFVPDDSKPAEDE; encoded by the coding sequence ATGAACACAAAAACACGATACCGGGTTCTACTGGTGGACGACGATGCGCGCCTGCGCGACCTGTTGTCCCGTTACCTGCAGGAGCAGGGATTTGCCGTGAAGGCAGTCGTAGACGCACCGATGATGGACCGCTCGCTGCACCGCGAGCACTTCGACCTCATCGTACTCGACCTGATGCTGCCCGGCGAGGACGGCCTGGCGATCTGCCGGCGCCTGCGTGCAGCCGAAAACCACATCCCCATCATCATGCTCACTGCGAAGGGCGATGACGTCGACCGCATCGTCGGCCTTGAGATGGGAGCCGACGATTACCTTCCCAAGCCCTTCAACCCGCGCGAGCTTGTGGCCCGGATCCAGGCCGTGATGCGCCGCCAGCCCCACTCGCTGCCGGGCGCACCGACACCGGAAGACGAAATTGTCGTGTTCGGGCGGGTGCGCGTCAATCTCGGCACACGCGCCCTTACCCGCGACGGCGAGGAAATCCAGCTCACGACCGGTGAATTCTCCCTGCTCAAGGTACTGCTGCAGCACCCCCGCCAGCCGCTGTCCCGTGACAAGCTGATGGAGCTCGCACGCGGCCGCGAGTACGGCGTTTTCGATCGTGCGATCGACGTACAGGTGTCCCGCCTGCGCAAGCTGGTCGAGGATGATCCGGCCAAACCCCGCTACATCCAGACAGTCTGGGGCTTCGGCTACGTTTTCGTGCCGGACGACAGCAAGCCCGCCGAGGACGAGTAA
- a CDS encoding peptidylprolyl isomerase produces MKRFPSRLAIALLAGFLTHGTYAADATVTVNGVAIPAARGEAMLAEQRAQGAPESPQLRDAVREELIRREVLSQEAAKKGLEKKTDIQAQMDMAKQAILIRAYLQDYVKNNPVTDAELKKEYDSIKGRMGDKEYKPRHVLVETEDQAKEIITKLGTGAKFEDLAKDSRDPGSKDKGGELGWSNPGMYVKPFSDAMVKLEKGKYTTTPVKSDYGYHVIQLDDVRELKAPPFDEVKPQLQQRLQQQKVEKHILDLRNKAKVQ; encoded by the coding sequence ATGAAACGATTCCCGAGCCGCCTCGCCATCGCCTTGCTTGCCGGCTTCCTGACTCACGGCACCTATGCGGCCGACGCGACCGTCACCGTGAATGGTGTCGCAATCCCGGCGGCGCGTGGCGAGGCGATGCTTGCCGAGCAACGTGCGCAAGGCGCGCCCGAAAGCCCGCAACTGCGCGACGCGGTCCGCGAAGAGCTGATCCGCCGCGAAGTTCTCAGCCAGGAAGCAGCCAAGAAGGGGCTGGAAAAGAAGACCGATATCCAGGCCCAGATGGACATGGCGAAGCAAGCCATCCTGATTCGCGCCTACCTGCAGGACTATGTGAAGAACAATCCGGTCACCGATGCAGAACTCAAGAAAGAGTACGACAGCATCAAGGGCCGCATGGGCGACAAGGAATACAAGCCGCGCCACGTGCTGGTCGAGACCGAAGACCAGGCCAAGGAAATCATCACCAAGCTCGGCACCGGTGCCAAGTTCGAGGATCTGGCCAAGGATTCGCGCGACCCTGGCTCCAAGGACAAGGGCGGCGAGCTCGGCTGGAGCAATCCCGGCATGTACGTGAAGCCGTTCTCCGACGCTATGGTCAAGCTCGAAAAGGGCAAGTACACCACCACGCCGGTGAAGAGCGACTACGGCTACCACGTGATCCAGCTCGACGACGTGCGCGAACTGAAGGCGCCGCCGTTCGACGAGGTGAAGCCGCAACTGCAGCAACGCCTGCAACAACAGAAGGTCGAAAAGCACATCCTCGACCTGCGCAACAAGGCCAAGGTTCAGTAA
- a CDS encoding BolA family transcriptional regulator, with translation MDRMRSKLVAALAPDSVEIEDDSALHAGHAGAGNGGHYTLSIVSNAFEGKNTVARHRMIYSALDDMMKSEIHALAIRAQTAAEASMQPTQKEPR, from the coding sequence ATGGACCGCATGCGTTCCAAGCTCGTCGCCGCTCTCGCGCCCGACTCTGTCGAGATCGAGGACGACAGCGCCCTGCACGCGGGCCATGCTGGCGCCGGCAACGGCGGACACTACACGCTCTCTATCGTCTCGAACGCCTTCGAGGGCAAGAACACGGTGGCTCGCCACCGGATGATTTACAGCGCGCTTGACGACATGATGAAGAGCGAAATTCACGCGCTCGCCATCCGCGCACAAACGGCCGCCGAGGCCAGCATGCAACCCACCCAGAAGGAACCCAGATGA